One Sparus aurata chromosome 23, fSpaAur1.1, whole genome shotgun sequence genomic window, GGTTTGCAGACAACCCTACAGCCCCTTTTGGGatacacaagctggtggagttGGGCAAAAGTTCTGGGAAGAGGGCCGGGGACTGGTATGGACCTTCTATTGCGGCGCATATCCTCCGGTGAGTCCTGGAGTTATGAGTTCAGTTATCCTCACCAACTTTTATCAAGATGTTATATTCTACAGTGAATTTCACTTTGTTTCAGGAAAGCTGTGGCAGCATCAACAGATCTTCCCAATTTAGTGGTGTATGTTGCACAAGATTGCACCAGTGAGTGATTTCTTTTATAAGCATATTTAAAGGGCGTAGCAATTTTAGCTGTTTCCACACAGCTTTCCATTTACATGATGCACAATACTGCCTCAGGTGTTCTCCGTGGATCCGagggaatacaaaataaaatacaaaaatacaaaattaatggaaaacttaaaggggcactatgtactTTATATTGAAGAAATTCAACcccagaattttaatatttaaaatccAAAACCTCGATAAGGTAATAAtggaaatatttgttttccataactgaataaacaagctgttctcagaggggaaaaaaagtccccagaacacggtctgaagctagaaaggtggcagggtccgccatatgtaaataaaatgtatgaaattgtgttttctttaaggtcagttaaACCAGTTTAGTCATGGAAACAGAgtttatttcgttttttttggcttaaaaataatcagtcaatgaagagctttctcttctgataagagtttctcccccaaaactacatagtgcacctttaatgtgagGGAACACAAAATTAATTCTGAGATCACACAGAAGCATTTCAGATGAAAAGTTGCCACCGTGACGTTTTACGTTGGAAAAATGAACAATGTATGTAAGATTTGCTTGcaataagtaaaataaatctGCCAGTGGAACAAGTAAGCATTGTCTAAAACCCAGTCACATTTAGCTCATTGGAATGCTCACATCAAGGTTATTGTGTCTCATATTAAAGGCACAGTggcattttcttgtaaacaagccaataataaactgttttctatagcacctttcatacaGGAAATGCAGCTCCATGtgcttccaaacaaaaaaattacatgCACCAAGTGcttgacaaaaaaatgacataaaacatATATAACATAAAAATCAAGGATAGTAAATGAATCCAAAATAAGATGGGAAAAAATCCCCACCAGGTAGTAATAGTAAAAATAAGGATGGAAATAGAGTAATAAAAATAGAGTGAAAAAAGAATTCATAGAATGCATTAAAATCAGTGCGCATACACaagataaaaaagaacaaagcaaacaaaaacaggagccCCTCATAGAAAAACAGCACCAGGGTGCCCTGATAGCTCAGCTGGTGGAGCGGCTCATGCTGGAGGCTGAGTCCTCGGAAGCGGTCCGGGTCCAATTCCGGTCTGTGGCCCTTTGCAGCACATCTTCCCTCACCATCTCTccactgtttcctgtcactctcgAAGCTGTCCTTTCAAAGAACGGCTaaaatcatctttaaaaaaacaaagaaagaaagaatccCAGCACCATAGTGCTACTAGAAGTTTAAAAACTCCACAGGGAACCTTTAAGTGTAATGAGAAATTTCTGACTACAATtaagacaaaaacacttgttaGGTTTTTGCAGTGCAGGAGCTCCATAGAAGTCTGACTGAAATGACTATGAGAGGAAATGTTGACCCATGTGTACTTTTgtatctgtctctttctctccccgtGTTCAGTCTATTTAGAGGATGTGAAGAGGTTGTGTGAGCGGCCTCCCCCTCAGTCCTGGAAGTCAGTCATCATCCTGGTTCCTGTGCGACTTGGAGGACAAGAACTCAATCCCTCCTACATCACTTGTGTCAAAGTAGCCCAACAAATCTTTTTTTGCATTCAGCCCTTTGTGCATTCTGTGTAAACTGACACAAACGCAGTATGATTTACTATAAAGTTACTCATCACAAGTAGGTTTCTCCCTGCATtcactgcagtctcacagttcAGTAATAAATTATCATCACCCTGCATGCGTTTCTCTGTAGCCTTGACAGATAAAACCCTGTTCTAAAGCAATCAAAAAATAACTCTTGGCAGTACAGAGAACAACAACTCATTCATCGCTCGTCTCCACAGAAACTCTTGACATTACAGTGCTGCATTGGAATCATCGGGGGCAAACCGAAGCACTCTTTGTTCTTCATCGGTTTCCAGGGTAATGGCAGTACAGTCTACATCATAATTACCGTGTTCAGCTGTTTGATGTCAGTCCGCTCActtattttttcctcctctggcCCTGCTGTGCAAAAAGATGACCATCTGCTATACTTGGACCCTCACTACTGTCAGCCCACAGTGGATGTAACAAAGGAGAACTTTCCCTTGGAGGTATGAGGAAGTACtgccttctcttcttctttttgctttctgttttgtATCCTCCTGTGACAGCTGGGCTTAGTCATGTAGTAAACCAGTGGCTCCCAACCCCGTCATCAGCAATAGCAGTTATGTTCCAAATGTGTTCATTTGGATTCCTGCCACTGAATGTTATTTTTACACTATTGGTCATATAATGGTGGATATCATAATAGTTTTTGTAttcacacacctgaacaatcGATTTTTGTTAACTTTGCACTTGGAAATTTACAATCGCAGGCAACAACAGAGGTAGCACCAGGAATACCCCGTTGGGAGTCGCCGCTATAATGTGaaaacataaagtaaacaaGTTGAATGGTGACAGTAGACCTTTTTATGGAAATATTTTGTCTGAAGGTGAAGAGAACTTTTCTGATTACTACTCTTTTACTTTGCTCTCTCTCCAGTCCTTTCATTGTAAACATCCcagaaaaatgtctttctctcGCATGGACCCCAGCTGTACCATAGGATTCTATGCTAAAGGCCTGAAGGACTTCGAATCACTGTGCACAGCTGTTAATGAGGTATATGGCTTGTTTGGGTCCCTGTTCATGGAACATTTGGCTTGTCAACAAGCTGTGCAGCTTTTGGATATTATGATATGATGTGTCACTCACCTTTAACAAATTGATGTGGTTTAGAGCTACTGGtttgtctcctcctcccacaGGCTCTCTCCACATCAGCAGAGACGTACCCCATGTTCATATTCTCTGATGGAAaaagtcaggaggaggagaagggaggctACACACCCCCAAACAACATCACCTACATCCAGAGGAAGAATGAAAGGAAAAGAGTCGACACCAGCAACAGCATGGACGAGTTTGTTCTATTGTGaacaaaagtttaaaatctGCCCCGAGGGGCGTACTGTGATCAACGATCACACATAAATGTGACAGTTACACTGTGTGGCAACTACTGAGCGTAACAACTACCATCCACACGCAATAAAAACATCAAGGGACACCTGAAAggttttgtaaaataaaatgatcaggTATCATTAATGACACTACAATATTTttattgctgtattttatttattgtttttaggtGAGAACACTTAAATGAATAGTTTAATTGAAGGATAAAGGATCTTTTCTATTTTGCCTTCTCGGCCTGTTTGTGTTGATccataaattattttttacttgaTCTATGATAgtgataattataataaaacatttctccCAGGGACATCTTCAAGGCAAGTGTTACTATGACAAACAGTCTATTACTGTTTCATGCCATGTGACAGGATGTGTAGCCTTTGAATGGATTAGAAAATTGGATTCTTGTAAACATGTGACTCACACatgagaaacacagaaaaagtctGGTGGGGACTTAATTGGAGCTGTgggaaaagaacaaaagatACTGAAAATATTCTTATGAGCTGGATGActtttgctgtgttttaatTGAATAAACAGTTTATGAACAAAAGAAGAAACTTGTTTTTGATTCTGTACACTATCACAAGGTCTAAGAACTTTTAATATCTGCTGACTTTGCATCTAGAACAACCATCTGCTGCTTATTTATCCAATTTTTTCATTAGTTTCGGCTGCACCTTGTGTTTGGTGCAAACTACTGTGACATAGAGTTAGCATGCTAGAAGGCTAAACTAAGTAAACATGGTAAACAGTATACCTGCTTAGCATAactgtgttagcatgctaaatcCATTACTTAAAGTTGAAATAACATATCCTGCTCTCACATAGatccagtgatgtgcacaagggggggcaAGGGGGGCAGTCACCCCCCCTCGTGGCttaattgttgaaaaacgcgcgccctcctgggagccaaaacgtgtgctaaagtgccctcttgggagccaaaaagtgtgctaaagtgccctctttgttggcaaaacacactaaactgcccccttggctggttaaaacatgataaactgccctcttgggagccgaatcgcacgctaaagtgccctcttgggagccaaaactcatGCTAAAgagccctcttgggagccaaatctcgcgctaaagtgccctcttgggagctgaagtgtcctcttgggagccaaaactcgcgctgaagtgccttcttgggagccaaaacacgtgctaaagtgccctcttgggagccaaaacacgtgctaaagtgtcctcttgggagacAAAACttgtgctaaagtgtcctcttgggagacAAAActtgcgctaaagtgccctcttgagagccaaaactcgcgcttaagtgccctcttgggagctaaagtgtcctcttgggagccaaaacttgcgctgaagtgccttcttgggagccaaaacacgtgctaaagtgccctcttgggagccaaaacttgcgctaaagtgccctcttgggagccaaaatgtgtgctaaagtgcccttctttttgcccctgcccttcaaaaagtctgtgcacgccactgcatAGATCACATATCTCTGATcaatagttaaaaaaaataatacaaaaccaCACTCCTGATAATCTCCACACAGTCTCAGCCATACAGCTGGATATACAACTTGGCATGGTCCCTAAATTCAGGCAGTACTCGACGCATACAGAATCCCTGCTTGGTCAGTTTCCTTTATATTTGAGAACCCAAGATGGTGAACAAGTCAACCTTCCAGGGTCTTTTTAGTTCCTCCAGTTTCCCGTGGAGCACTGCCTTCCTGTCTACACGAATCTGTCAGATTGTCTCTGTGGAGGCCCTCCATAGAGCCACCCCTCTCTtatgttttggtgctggtccaTGCTATGTTTTCCAGCAGGGAGCCCCAGGATTCTGGCTGTCCTTTGTAGTCCAGCAACTCGACATCCTAAAGCAAGCGAGTGTTAAAGTAGACGAGGGCAAGTCGCTGAAGCTTCAGCGGGGCCCTCAGGAGGACCAGGGACTTGTCAGAATACTCTGCGATCATAACCCGCTGGAAGGTCTCCTCCGGCCGCGTCAGGTCAGCCAGCCTGGAAGACTTATACTGCGGGCCGCTGTTACTTAAATGAAAGCTCATGGGGTTCTGTTCCAGGCTATTACCAGGCTCTTTAGAGTCCCAGAACAACTGCTGAGACAACACAGTGCTGTctctgctgcctttctgaaCAAGGAGGAAGCAGGAAGAGTGGAGGTGTTACAGTCAGGTTACTTGCCTGCAAATTCTGCTCTGAATCATTTGTGGTTTTGACTATCACAATCAGATCCAGCTAATAAAAAAGCAGAACCAAGAAAGAGATACAAGATCTGTGTACCATGCATACAACATACCTTTAGAGTTGAAGGTGAAATGGGGGAAAGCCACTGCTGCTCCCAGTCTTGTGTGATTAAGGGAGACAACAGGATGAGTCTTCGTGTCCTTGTTCTCGGTATTTTATTAAGATTGGCTTCTTTTTGAGCCGTTGCACTTCCTCGTCTTTTGAGTCtgcttgtctctctctctactctctaCTTTCATCTCTAGCCTTTGTACCAATCCTGACAGCTTTggaaagaaaaaccttttttttttttttttttatcacatatcATACAATGCACAACATAGTGAAACTGGCACTCTGCGTTAAACCCAACCCAGAGGGACAGTAGGAAACATATGCCTCCTGGGACCAACTCCAGATCTTAGCCAGTATCTTGGTCAAGGACATTAACTGGAGAATCAACCtaatttacatgttttgatggTGTGGGAATCCGGAGCACCCGGAGGAAACCGATGCAAGCACGGGGGGGAGAGATGCAAACGCCACACAGAAAAGGCCCGGAACCCAGGACCCTCTCGCTGTGAGGCAAACTGTGCTGCAAATACAGGAATACCacaacatttcatatttttggccTAGTTAACATAATAACTGTACATATGGATTTCAAACTGCTGTTCATGATGCTCAGTATTGGTACCTCTATGCAGTCACAAAGGGGGATACAGAATAACTGCAGACTGAGGCAAACAGTAGGAAGTAACCTCTCTTTGCCCTTGAATGCTGCAACAAATGTCTCAGTGCAAGCACAAGCAGAAAGGTAACATCTACAGTCGCCGTTAGACCTGCCAACCAGGGTCACTCTATCCCAGCACACAACGACCTGACCAAACTTTGCCCTCTGGTGGTTTGATTTCTACCACCGCACTGAGCAGAGCTCCTCAGCGGCGACTCTGTGCACAGACTAAAGACACTGACGCTGCCCTGACCTCACCTGCCCTCAAGCAGAGCAGTCACATGTCTATCCAACAGGCAGGATGTAATAACTGTTTGTCaggcaagaagaaaaaaaatgcgtaaggtgtttaaaggtgcactatgtagttttggggaaagaAATACTAACCAGAAGGGAAATATCTTattgactgattttattttattttttaaacgcctaaacaaagaaaatgaataaactctCTTGGTTTCATGacagaataaactgaataaacaaactgaccttaaatgaCAATATAGTTCCAAGTCgtgttactttgtttatatttggcggaccctgccacctctctagcttcagacagtgttctgggcaCCAGAAATAATTCTGAGCCTTATTGACACTGTAAATTTAAAAGATTCTGAATTtacatttcttctccaaaaactacacattgcccctttaaaacTGGGCCTCATGATATCTGACGTGTGCGACTGGGGAGAAGTCTGGGAGCtattatttataaataatgaataatatacATCTATccattattatttatattttctgggTGATTAACTGTGTATAACCCACTCAAGTCCACCAGAATCCACATAAAAAGAAGGCATCTTAGCTTTATAATATGGTTTATTCAGAGTAAAACAAGCATTTTGAACAAGTCATCTTGGGTTTTGGGAACATTTTGGGCATTTTCCACTATTTTCCACTTTTATGCACTGCAAAGATGCAGCAAAGGAGTTATGGATTTgtatgatgatgaggaggagttTGCTGACTTTTGATGATAAGTGCAAAAAAAAGCTGATATCCcctttaaacatttcattttaaacacactTAAAGAATATTGTGTCTACACATTCAAGACCCAAAGTAACTCACACCAAATTCAACCTCATTTCTGGAAAAGATAATATTAAAATACTCAGAAGGCAGAGGTCATCTGTCAGATATCATTAATACATGATACATTTGTAAGGATGCGTGATGAATCCTCAGAAGGTAAAAGACGGCCTTGGAGTGATGATTTGAACACAGAGATAACAGCtggagaaagggagaaaatTGGAATTAAAGCTCAGGTTCAGACGATCAATACAAGATTTAAATTATCCGTGTACAAGTGGATTATACGCACCTATGTTACCCCGCCTCTGCTCCACCGTTTCAACCCCAATGTCCCAGACTACTGTGTAAAATGTAGTGTGGAGAAAGGCCAACTGTTCCGCTCTCTGCTGGAGCGCCTGAGAAACACCAGCTTCTGGAAAGATGTGCTTGATATACTATCACAAATCTCATCTGAGAAGCTACCGATGTGTCCACAGATGTGCATCCTCGAGGGATTTAAGATGAATAAGACCAAGAAGGAAACAGAATAACATACTGCCTTCTCCAAGCTAAACACACaattgctctcttttttttttaaccctcacTGACCGATCTGATCACCTTGCTTTGGAGAAACTGCCTTGTGCTTTCCAAGGAAAACCTGAGATCTTTCAAGAAATGTGTGGGAAGATCTTATATTTTATGGGAAATAATTACCTGGGTCATTCATGCACTAAGTAATTAAACAAATATTCAGCTCTTATGCATTGTTGGATCATAATAttgtatgtactgtataatgttaatgtttgtttttgtcttttgattgtCCTTTTCGTCGTGATCTCTGTTGCATAAACCCAAATAccaatatatgtatgtgtcaacacacaaacaaactaactaaCAGTGTCATCATCTACAGGGTGTACCAGATCACTCAATAATGGAAACAactgtcagctgcagctgtgGTATTTAATAATTGGTGTCTTTCAAGCACAGGCACAGGCAGGCATAATTAAACAGCCCACCTAAATCTCCACCCCatcgtctcctcctctctgtgcaAACACGACAGGGGCTGGATGAGTCTGAATTCGTGAACATATCGGAGTGTCTGAGCGTTTTCACTTTGGAATAAATGCGCAGTTCGGTCATACTTCTCGCTTTCTCCTCCACAATACTCGGTCTCCTCCCATCCCCCACGCCGGCTTCTCGCTCTTCATCCCCCACTGTAGCTCAGCCTTCCACTGGGCATGCGGGGTAGTGCGTGAGGCGGCGGTTAGGAGGCGCTGCTGAGCCGCACAGGCCGGTCCCTGCGATACAATCTGCCGAGAGAGGGgggtgaaggaaaaaaaaaaccaactggGCAGGTCGGTCTTTGTTTCTGGTTAGGAGGAAAACCAAGAGACGCTGCAACCGGTGGGGACTAAAAACATCACCTTTCACCACTTGTGTAAGTCCACTATAATTTTGTTATGGGGTCGAGGGGCTTTTGCGTGTGTTTTTCGCCGCCGTGAGCGGATGCGTGTGTTTTAACGAGGTGTTTTTTGCTGGGGAAAAAGACGAGACCGACATTACAGTAGCGCTGCTGTGGCGCGACAGTGTGCAATGAATGAAAATTGTTTTTGGAAATGTGCTTAGAGCGGAGCACCGAGCCAAGGGTACGGGAGGCGCGTTGGATCAATCAGCCCCGGCGATGAGGGATGCTCGGGCGGTTCACATGTCGCCGCATCTGGACAAACAGCtcgaaaaaacaacaaattttTCGTAGCTAATTGGCCTGGAGAGAGCGTGGCCGGCTAGGCTAACCCGCTAGCATGCTAGGCATCGTCAGCAACCAGCTTATGTTGTTGTACTTTTACTCAGCGGGCTAGTGTTCTTTGTGGCTTTACCGTCAATTTTGGTATCATTTCACGGCATACCCGGTGGCGAAAGTAAACTCGTGTTACATTGTGTAAAACAGGCGGTTATACAGAcgttttacatttttctcacCGACGTAACGTTAAATCCGGCTAGGCCCGGCTAGCGTTAGCACAGCTACAAATGCTAGCCGAACAGTTATTTTCcggtaaatgtaaacatgataTCAACTTGACTGACACAAAGTTTTTTACTTGAAACCTTTGTCCTCTCAGTCACTTTTAGtagacctctgtgtgtgttaggcGGGCTCGGATCTTATTGAACAGAGCCTCGTCTAGtctacatgttttttaaatcatagTTCTGAAGTTTAAATGACCTCCTGGCGACCCACTGTGAGTGTGTATAAAGTGTATATACTCCAGATCCAGTTTCATGCCTCAGTTGTCGCTCACAGGTCTGATGTGTTGTACCAGTGTTGTGATGTATCTTGCCCCATTCACCAGCTGACCATCTGTCACAACCTGAGTTAACAAGGGTTCATGATCGGACCTCTGTGAAAGGACCGCTcatccaacaacaacaacaatatcagAACTTAATAATTTCCTGTGTTCAGTTGTGGTTTCgatgttgtggttgttgtgtttCACACAAGAGGCTAGAGGCATGTTGTGTGTGGTTTACACGTCGCAGTGCATTAGACATATTTAAGAACACAATAGCAGCATCGCTTTTGCCAAAAAAAGGATCTAACATGCCCAGTGATCCACAGAGGTTAATAATAGCTACTTTCTGACTTAACCAGCTGTCTCAACTGTTGACTACCGGctttgtgtgtgattgtgattgATGCTGTAACTTCAGATTTTATGCATTACTTTATTCCTCTCATTTCAGCTCGTCATTTCCGAAACCAGTTGTACAGAAACAAATGATTAGATTTTGGTAACCCAAACTACTTATACACATCccataaccaaaaaaaaaggtttaggACGAaggaacaaaacaatcattatATTACCTGCCCCTTTCTTTGCAATAACAGAACATAAATGTAGATGGACAACCTTTTTATCTCCTTTTTTACTTACAGAGATCACATATGaatacaacaaaacacataCATACTACACAAAAAGTTCACATTATACAACTATTTTTTCTCTGTTGGTTTTGTCCAGAGAATTCAACAGTTTCATTGCATATGCTGAAATACACATCCACTCAAATGTAGTATCTACATTCTTACACATACATGCCTTTTAAAACGACGTTTCCTTCCACGATCCTCGTCATTTGACCATAAACTACTACTAATGGTCCATTTCCGGcttcatacttgagtaaatcaACTAAACGTTTAATTTTCATGACATGTAAGTTGATTAacagtctgtttctgtgatttCCTACATCCAGTCTTTTTGCTCTTTCCTGGGTGCATACGAAGGTTTCATGTTGGTCTTGTACACGTTGGCCCATATCTCTTTGCAATAACCACATTATGCAAGAATAAGTGAACAGTACAGAATATTAAGTGAAACACAATCCAAAATGTccctttgcttttctttttaaagctgcaatacTTAACCTTTTCAAGGTTTCCAAATACTTTTTGCTTCAAATATGAACTCTTCAATTCAAAAGACTTTGTTTATCCCCAGGGTAATCAAGACTCTTGTCTTAAATCACTGAACATCATTGTCCAATTACCCAAAACCATGAATTCAATTTTATTCCAATTGAAAGATTATTTTCACTAAGCCACCTCCTCCTTAAATTTGACCTTTACACAGACTGTTCTATTTGTAATTATCTTTAAGTCGTACCCAAAAAGTATTTGTATCAACTCCTTTGTGTACAAAGTATATAGGTTTGGAGCAAGTAGCAACCCTTGTAGGACTCCACATTTAACCTTCCTAAACTGATTAATTACTAGAAAACTGCACAATTGTAGTCTGTTATTTAAATAACTTCTTAAGCAATTGTAAACAACTTCCCTAATCCCACAAGCCTGTTATCTGAACAGTAACTAACTGTGGTTTATAGGGTCAAATGCAATTCCTCCATCGTTAAATAATCCCATTGTGCATTACTTTTTGTCCATGGCTGCTGTTATTTCAATTAACGCAAAAATGTTTATGCATTTGTTTTAAATCCTTTATTTTCCCTTGTGTTTAAAAAGGCATAACACAGACGTTTATTGTGTGTTAAAATATTGTGCACTGGGCATGATATTCTGTGGTTTTCTGATTCTTCACACCTCAGAAGATCACAACTACATTTTGCTTGAGGAAATTTAATACTAAAATATACTTGCCTGGTCACACAtgatttctaataattgctGTAATTCCTGTTGTCATTTCTTTCTGCAGGGGTACTTGCTGCTGCCACACATTCCCAGTTTCCCCTGAGAGATGTCCACCCCTGACCCCCCAATGGGAGGGACTCCTCGGCCCGGACCCTCCCCGGGCCCAGGGCCTTCTCCAGGAGCCATGATGGGTCCGAGCCCGGGCCCCTCTCCTGGCTCAGCCCACAGCATGATGGGGCCCAGCCCAGGACCTCCTGGATCTGGACACCCTCACCCTCCACAGGGACCCTCAGGATATCCTCAGGACAACATGCACCAGATGCACAAAGTACTAAatcattttgtatttatgtgtttacCCTGCTTTCATTAATATTTTTCCTTGTTCggcttaaaaaaacaagaaaaattcAGTAATTCTTCTGTTGATCTAGCATTTTGTGATCATGCAGCTTTGCCTTGTGTTATGACAATTTTAATCTAAATATGACTTTTAAAGTATAGTTGTTAAACCAAGCTGTATAAAGTATTTATCTATGGGgctattttaaaataaaagttcaATCTCACATCAAAATTTGTCTCACAA contains:
- the LOC115576341 gene encoding cysteine protease ATG4D-like, which translates into the protein MNPSSSSARCEGQSPTDDLMDDWLLLSSESAGPLHLEVSREDQDSEDRGKLKSKLVSAWNSVKYGWSLKQKSKFSKSSPVIMFGQSYKLIDQGERERFRCSFVTLLWLTYRRGFPQLPGGSLTTDSGWGCVLRTGQMLLAQGLLLHLMPPGWTWSVSHHVVRDDMDLLGLNSKEGSNKRGRRLSLDLRLFRPMAATHRRVVSWFADNPTAPFGIHKLVELGKSSGKRAGDWYGPSIAAHILRKAVAASTDLPNLVVYVAQDCTIYLEDVKRLCERPPPQSWKSVIILVPVRLGGQELNPSYITCVKKLLTLQCCIGIIGGKPKHSLFFIGFQDDHLLYLDPHYCQPTVDVTKENFPLESFHCKHPRKMSFSRMDPSCTIGFYAKGLKDFESLCTAVNEALSTSAETYPMFIFSDGKSQEEEKGGYTPPNNITYIQRKNERKRVDTSNSMDEFVLL